A stretch of the Sphingobacterium thalpophilum genome encodes the following:
- the dacB gene encoding D-alanyl-D-alanine carboxypeptidase/D-alanyl-D-alanine endopeptidase codes for MKQFLLYSIAFSAYASTAVTAPLFGQDMHTKIQDAYLSFQQQENLRNGISSFIVFDGNSGQTIYAANENIGLATASTMKIITAATALDFLGKNYQFKTTLYYTGAVDEHGTLNGNIIIAGTGDPTLGSPRYPETKEEVVLNKWLAAIQQAGIRSINGCVIADDRLYNGNQLPGGWIWTDMGNYYGAGISALNWRENAFGVEFSPADKVGAKAGILRYTAHMPYIQIINEVTTGKTGSGDNVYGYAAPYSSKIFMRGSYGQDLKKTIELASPDPAYDLAFQLNEMLAAQGIIASEAPATGRKLDSLDLSQKQTLDVHLSPTLDKIVYWFNQKSINLYGEALLKAIAYTTAGKTGTDDGAHYLQKYWNAKLGIKPAELNSLDGSGLSPQNRVTTLAMNKIMQYAQKQSWYPVFYESLPTYNNMKMKSGTIGGVLGYTGVHTNKNGQSFTYTLLVNNYSGSASNMRKQMFKLLDVLK; via the coding sequence ATGAAACAATTTTTATTATATTCCATTGCTTTCTCCGCCTATGCGTCCACTGCGGTTACCGCTCCCCTGTTTGGGCAGGATATGCACACGAAAATCCAAGATGCCTACCTCAGCTTCCAACAACAGGAAAATCTCCGGAATGGCATCAGCTCCTTCATTGTATTTGACGGAAATAGTGGTCAGACCATCTATGCGGCCAACGAAAACATTGGTCTGGCTACGGCTTCAACCATGAAGATCATCACCGCTGCCACGGCCTTAGACTTTCTGGGCAAAAACTACCAGTTTAAGACAACGCTATATTACACAGGTGCCGTGGATGAGCATGGAACGCTCAACGGCAACATCATCATCGCAGGTACCGGTGATCCCACCTTGGGCAGCCCCCGTTACCCTGAAACCAAAGAAGAAGTCGTTCTGAACAAATGGCTGGCAGCAATACAGCAAGCGGGGATCCGTAGTATAAACGGCTGCGTCATCGCTGATGACCGCCTTTATAACGGCAACCAACTGCCCGGCGGCTGGATATGGACCGATATGGGCAATTATTATGGTGCCGGAATTTCAGCCCTCAACTGGCGGGAAAACGCTTTTGGAGTAGAATTTAGTCCCGCAGACAAAGTAGGGGCAAAAGCTGGAATCCTGCGGTACACCGCGCATATGCCTTATATACAGATTATCAACGAGGTCACTACCGGTAAAACCGGAAGCGGCGACAACGTGTACGGTTATGCTGCCCCCTACTCTTCGAAAATATTCATGCGTGGCTCCTATGGCCAGGACCTGAAGAAAACCATTGAACTCGCTTCTCCGGATCCGGCATACGATCTTGCTTTTCAGCTGAACGAAATGCTGGCAGCACAAGGTATCATCGCTTCTGAGGCTCCTGCAACAGGACGGAAACTGGATTCTCTGGATCTTTCCCAAAAACAGACACTGGATGTACACCTCTCGCCAACATTGGATAAAATCGTCTACTGGTTTAACCAAAAAAGCATTAACCTCTATGGAGAAGCCCTGCTCAAAGCGATTGCTTATACCACGGCAGGAAAAACCGGAACGGATGATGGTGCGCATTATCTGCAGAAATATTGGAATGCCAAATTAGGTATTAAACCGGCCGAACTAAATAGCCTTGACGGCTCAGGCCTATCGCCGCAAAATCGGGTGACTACTTTAGCCATGAATAAAATCATGCAATACGCACAGAAGCAATCCTGGTACCCTGTGTTCTACGAAAGCCTTCCGACTTATAACAACATGAAAATGAAAAGCGGAACCATCGGCGGCGTGCTAGGGTATACCGGTGTGCATACCAACAAAAATGGACAATCATTCACCTATACGCTCCTGGTCAACAATTATTCAGGATCTGCATCCAATATGCGTAAACAAATGTTTAAGTTGCTGGATGTTTTGAAGTAA
- a CDS encoding alkaline phosphatase gives MVKNSKFIWLLSAALYIQSVSAQQKLTANTGHSHNDYRRQIPLLEAYYAGMGSIEADVFYRNGELFVAHENHEIEPERTLKTLYIDPLVALFKKNGNRPYTDPKLKLQLVIDIKENYEQVLEKLLEEIKGNESVFDPEQNPSAIKIVISGEIPPAEKFGHYPSIFFFDGRPEKDYTPEQLKRIGMISQDIGRYTVWNGKGTPTPPDLEKMRAVVEKVHQMGKPFRFWATKDSPNSWKELEHMGIDWINTDHPDALKNFYLNRAKAEYVNPLGYKPYLPSYKSDGTSRKAKNIILLIGDGMGLAHIQAGLSANFGQSNIINIKHIGFSRTEASNSDFTDSAAGGTALATGKKTNNRYIGVDANGKRATSLPDTLAQYGIKSGIISAGDITDATPAAFYAHQIERTMSQDIAADFKKSNVDILVGSRRESFLKNKDGQLMDELAEKGYQLQTTLDSFEKATLGKQLVLLADSATRRVLDGRGDMLKTSLLKTIQLLSKNNTGFFIMAEGAQIDYGAHANDLPYVVTEQHDFDRLVGEALKFADHDGETLVIVTADHETGGLSLLDADYRKGTVRGYFSSDDHTNIMVPVFAYGPGAQNFIGIYNNTEIFNKIISAFKLK, from the coding sequence ATGGTAAAAAACAGTAAGTTCATTTGGTTGCTATCTGCGGCCCTTTATATTCAGTCAGTTTCCGCACAGCAGAAACTGACTGCCAACACCGGTCACAGCCACAACGACTACAGGCGGCAGATACCTTTGCTGGAAGCGTACTATGCCGGCATGGGATCTATCGAAGCGGACGTATTCTACCGGAACGGCGAACTATTCGTTGCACATGAAAACCACGAGATAGAGCCAGAAAGAACCCTTAAAACCCTTTACATAGATCCCCTGGTCGCACTTTTCAAAAAAAATGGCAACCGGCCCTATACCGACCCTAAGCTAAAACTACAGCTGGTCATCGACATTAAAGAAAACTATGAGCAAGTTCTGGAGAAATTGCTAGAGGAAATAAAAGGAAATGAATCGGTATTCGACCCAGAGCAGAATCCATCTGCGATCAAGATCGTCATCAGCGGTGAAATACCGCCTGCCGAAAAGTTCGGGCATTATCCATCGATCTTCTTTTTTGACGGAAGGCCAGAAAAAGACTATACTCCAGAACAATTAAAACGTATCGGAATGATCAGTCAGGATATCGGCCGCTACACAGTCTGGAACGGTAAAGGTACACCAACACCACCAGATCTTGAAAAGATGAGAGCCGTTGTTGAGAAAGTACACCAAATGGGGAAACCATTCCGTTTTTGGGCCACCAAAGATAGCCCAAACAGTTGGAAGGAGCTTGAGCATATGGGTATCGACTGGATCAACACGGATCATCCCGATGCCCTAAAAAATTTCTATCTAAACCGGGCCAAAGCCGAATACGTCAATCCTCTAGGCTACAAGCCCTATCTGCCCTCCTACAAAAGCGACGGCACATCAAGAAAAGCCAAAAATATCATCTTGTTGATCGGCGATGGAATGGGGCTTGCACACATTCAGGCAGGCTTAAGTGCCAATTTTGGTCAGTCCAATATCATTAACATCAAGCATATCGGTTTTTCACGCACGGAAGCCTCCAATTCAGATTTTACAGATTCAGCAGCGGGAGGAACAGCACTCGCGACCGGAAAAAAAACAAACAACCGCTATATCGGCGTAGATGCTAACGGCAAGAGGGCCACCTCTTTACCTGACACTCTCGCTCAATATGGGATCAAGAGCGGTATTATCAGTGCCGGAGACATTACCGATGCCACTCCTGCTGCATTTTATGCGCACCAGATTGAACGCACGATGTCGCAGGACATTGCCGCTGATTTCAAAAAAAGTAACGTGGACATCTTGGTCGGTTCCCGTCGTGAAAGTTTTCTAAAAAATAAAGACGGTCAGCTGATGGACGAACTGGCAGAGAAAGGGTATCAACTACAAACCACGCTGGATAGTTTTGAAAAAGCCACATTAGGAAAGCAGCTGGTCCTGTTAGCCGATTCGGCAACCAGAAGGGTTTTGGACGGACGTGGAGACATGTTAAAGACTTCACTGTTAAAAACCATACAGTTATTATCAAAGAACAATACGGGATTCTTCATCATGGCAGAAGGTGCCCAGATTGACTATGGCGCACATGCCAACGATCTACCCTACGTTGTTACCGAACAACATGACTTTGATAGACTTGTGGGTGAAGCACTAAAATTCGCCGATCACGATGGCGAAACCCTCGTCATTGTAACGGCAGATCATGAGACTGGCGGACTCTCACTTCTAGATGCTGACTACAGAAAAGGAACAGTTAGGGGCTACTTCAGCAGCGATGATCACACCAATATTATGGTTCCTGTTTTCGCATATGGTCCGGGAGCACAGAATTTTATTGGTATTTACAACAATACGGAGATATTTAACAAGATTATCAGTGCGTTCAAACTGAAATAG
- a CDS encoding response regulator, producing MNRNNKRKIILIDDNAILRTIFGHMIRGFSGYEIEFHAFKDALDFLEQADIIGPSDTPILFVDINMPFMTGWELMDRLEDNTDFINRSKIYIISSSSSKSDQDQLANYPFISGFVLKPFDKDLLYEILQKY from the coding sequence ATGAACCGCAACAACAAAAGAAAAATCATCCTTATTGACGATAATGCGATTCTTCGTACTATCTTTGGCCATATGATTCGGGGCTTTTCGGGCTATGAAATCGAATTCCATGCCTTTAAAGATGCACTTGACTTTCTGGAGCAGGCTGACATAATTGGACCATCGGACACCCCAATACTCTTTGTTGATATCAATATGCCTTTTATGACAGGCTGGGAACTGATGGACCGACTGGAAGATAACACCGATTTTATAAACCGCAGCAAAATATACATCATCAGTTCGTCGTCCAGTAAAAGCGACCAGGACCAATTGGCAAATTACCCTTTTATCAGCGGCTTCGTATTAAAACCTTTTGACAAGGACTTACTGTACGAGATTCTCCAGAAGTATTAA
- a CDS encoding aminopeptidase P family protein, translating into MKHIEKLAAIREAMKIQGIDGYIIPSSDPHISEYLPERYKCIAWASGFTGSAGTLAITQDFAGLWTDSRYFVQAEEQLAGTGFELVKLKTQGAAEYADWLAEKLSSGATVAFDGNLASLLVAQSVKNTLEPLDIQVDGHVDLLSALWTDRPELPKAQAYLLPESTTGQSTVTKIGAVRAEMKKARADAHLVSSLDDLAWLLNIRGQDVPCNPVVLGFVLITAENATLYIEPSKLSAAAVAELKGYGVDIAPYDTIHAAIDNLQAKTILIDPKRTCFAVYDRVPAHIKIIEKVNPSTNLKAVKNNVEIENNRHTFVKDGVALTKFFKWLEEHVATEELSELSIADKLREFREEQEGFVDISFTTIAGYLDHGALPHYSANETSNYTLRPKGLLLVDSGGQYQTGTTDITRVVSLGQATQEEKEDYTLVLKGTIEGSQAVFPVGTRGYQIDAITRRPLWETWRNYGHGTGHGVGFFLNVHEGPQVFNAAAIDVAVEPGMITSIEPGLYRVGKHGIRIENLVLARTAGTSEFGDFLDFETLTICYIATDLIEKSLLDRKHVAWLNNYNQWVFDQLAAHLSGEEKSWLAEKCKAI; encoded by the coding sequence ATGAAGCATATCGAAAAATTAGCTGCCATTCGCGAGGCGATGAAGATTCAAGGAATCGATGGTTATATTATCCCATCATCAGATCCTCATATCAGTGAATATTTACCGGAACGTTATAAATGTATTGCATGGGCTTCCGGATTTACAGGCTCTGCCGGAACACTGGCCATTACACAGGATTTTGCGGGCCTCTGGACAGATTCACGTTATTTTGTGCAGGCGGAAGAACAATTGGCCGGAACAGGCTTTGAGCTGGTTAAGCTAAAAACGCAGGGTGCTGCCGAGTATGCGGACTGGCTGGCTGAAAAATTAAGTTCAGGTGCGACAGTTGCTTTTGACGGTAACCTGGCTTCTTTATTGGTTGCTCAATCAGTTAAAAATACGTTAGAACCTTTGGATATACAGGTCGACGGGCATGTAGATCTATTATCGGCGCTGTGGACGGACAGGCCTGAATTGCCTAAAGCACAGGCATACTTGTTGCCGGAGAGCACTACCGGTCAGTCTACCGTGACAAAGATCGGGGCAGTCCGGGCGGAAATGAAAAAGGCCCGTGCGGATGCTCATCTTGTTTCTTCGTTGGATGACCTGGCATGGTTATTAAACATACGTGGTCAGGATGTACCTTGTAACCCTGTTGTTCTGGGCTTTGTCCTGATCACTGCTGAGAATGCGACCTTATACATTGAGCCTTCAAAGTTAAGCGCAGCAGCGGTGGCGGAGCTGAAGGGATATGGTGTGGATATCGCGCCTTATGATACCATCCATGCGGCAATAGATAATTTGCAGGCGAAGACTATTCTTATCGATCCTAAGCGCACTTGTTTTGCTGTCTACGACCGCGTGCCAGCCCACATCAAGATCATCGAAAAAGTAAATCCGTCTACAAACCTTAAAGCGGTTAAAAATAACGTTGAGATTGAAAATAACAGGCACACCTTTGTGAAAGACGGAGTCGCTTTGACCAAATTTTTTAAATGGCTGGAGGAGCATGTTGCGACGGAAGAACTGTCGGAATTGTCCATAGCGGATAAATTGCGTGAATTCCGTGAAGAACAGGAAGGCTTTGTTGATATTTCGTTCACGACCATTGCTGGCTATCTGGATCATGGTGCGCTGCCACATTATTCAGCGAATGAAACGTCAAATTACACGTTGCGCCCCAAAGGGTTGTTGCTGGTGGATTCGGGCGGGCAATACCAGACCGGCACAACCGATATTACGCGGGTCGTGTCATTGGGGCAGGCTACACAAGAGGAAAAAGAAGACTATACACTCGTGCTCAAAGGAACGATCGAAGGGTCTCAGGCAGTCTTTCCTGTTGGCACAAGAGGTTACCAGATTGATGCCATCACGCGTCGTCCGCTCTGGGAAACGTGGCGCAATTATGGGCATGGAACAGGGCACGGCGTAGGTTTCTTCCTGAATGTACACGAAGGACCGCAGGTATTCAACGCTGCCGCGATCGATGTTGCTGTGGAGCCCGGCATGATTACCTCTATCGAACCGGGACTCTACCGGGTCGGCAAGCATGGTATCCGCATTGAAAATCTCGTGCTGGCACGTACGGCAGGGACTTCGGAGTTTGGTGATTTTTTGGATTTCGAAACGCTGACGATCTGTTATATTGCTACAGATTTAATAGAGAAGTCGCTATTGGACAGAAAGCATGTAGCGTGGTTGAACAATTATAATCAATGGGTGTTTGACCAGCTGGCAGCACATCTATCGGGTGAGGAAAAAAGCTGGCTGGCTGAAAAATGTAAAGCAATCTAG
- a CDS encoding alpha-L-fucosidase: MIPRFKRALLLFVLLISASIRLFAQHTNKADWFKDARFGMFIHWGLYSAAEGLWKGEPLRYMNNYAEWLRYRNRVSKEEYGTLAKRFDWKKIDPEQWVRLAKEAGMKYIIITAKHHDGVALWDTKVGTYSLPQLSGSKRDVIKEIAAACKKHGLKLGFYYSHWIDWEHPYGWNHQQELTGHVTDAQYNQYWQEKVIPQLRELLSNYGDIGLIWFDMWIPYQQSIIKKEQLLQVVKLIRQLQPQCLINSRLGLPTDAENVDFQTLGDNQFGSTYIAHPWETPGTIAHSWGYNGQENEWKSTSQIFQSLISNVSLNGGFTLNIGPRADGTVPYESVSRLHEVGAWLKNYGEGIYGATGLPLKSNHFDWGYLTSKVGQQKSTVYAHIFNWPLDHKLRITGIKSKPVEISLMNGKTPIQIKYDQKLSLLHLQLPDEQPDHYVSQVRLTFDTPLVLDETAVQESTFGGFSLNSINSVTNNSKTIGYNGKNPTHTIVTADTKMEWEVTVAEAGNYTVDLSAHNPNKEPIRFQLNVADQQLDGYFAPSQKMVVEPNENNYTEEFPEQRVGTIKLNNPGTYRFTFKTESQAPLWLNWLWLEKTKN, translated from the coding sequence ATGATACCACGATTCAAACGGGCACTGCTGCTCTTTGTATTACTGATCAGTGCTTCTATCAGACTTTTTGCTCAGCACACGAATAAGGCAGACTGGTTTAAAGATGCCCGTTTTGGCATGTTTATCCACTGGGGTTTATATAGTGCCGCTGAAGGCTTATGGAAAGGCGAACCTTTGCGTTATATGAACAACTATGCGGAATGGCTACGTTACCGCAACAGGGTATCCAAAGAAGAATATGGTACCCTGGCTAAGCGCTTTGACTGGAAAAAAATTGATCCCGAGCAATGGGTACGTCTAGCAAAAGAAGCCGGGATGAAATATATCATTATTACGGCCAAACATCACGATGGAGTGGCACTATGGGACACCAAGGTAGGCACCTACAGCCTGCCGCAGCTCAGTGGTTCAAAAAGGGATGTCATCAAAGAGATCGCAGCGGCATGCAAAAAACACGGCCTCAAACTGGGTTTCTACTATTCTCATTGGATCGACTGGGAACATCCTTATGGCTGGAACCATCAGCAGGAACTGACAGGCCATGTCACTGATGCACAGTACAACCAATACTGGCAAGAAAAAGTAATACCGCAGCTACGTGAGCTGCTCAGCAATTATGGGGACATCGGCCTCATCTGGTTTGATATGTGGATTCCTTACCAACAGTCCATTATTAAGAAAGAACAGCTCCTGCAAGTGGTCAAATTAATCCGCCAACTGCAGCCCCAATGCCTGATCAACTCTCGTCTGGGCCTTCCAACCGATGCCGAAAACGTTGACTTCCAAACCTTGGGCGATAATCAATTTGGAAGTACCTATATTGCACACCCGTGGGAAACACCCGGTACAATTGCTCACTCCTGGGGCTACAATGGACAGGAGAACGAATGGAAATCCACCAGCCAGATTTTTCAGTCTCTTATCTCCAATGTGAGCCTCAATGGCGGTTTCACCTTGAATATAGGGCCCCGCGCCGATGGTACCGTGCCCTACGAAAGCGTCAGTCGCCTCCATGAAGTCGGTGCTTGGCTCAAAAACTACGGCGAAGGGATCTATGGGGCCACTGGCCTACCTTTAAAAAGCAATCATTTTGACTGGGGTTACCTGACTTCCAAAGTCGGGCAGCAAAAGAGCACTGTATACGCTCACATATTCAACTGGCCGCTGGACCATAAACTGCGTATCACAGGAATAAAATCCAAGCCTGTAGAGATATCATTGATGAACGGAAAAACACCGATCCAAATAAAGTATGATCAGAAGCTGAGTCTCCTCCACCTTCAATTACCCGATGAACAGCCTGACCATTACGTCTCACAAGTTCGCCTAACTTTTGATACCCCATTGGTATTGGATGAGACTGCTGTCCAGGAATCGACATTTGGCGGATTCTCGCTGAATTCTATCAACAGCGTGACAAACAATTCCAAAACTATTGGCTATAACGGCAAAAACCCTACGCATACTATCGTGACAGCCGATACCAAAATGGAATGGGAAGTTACCGTTGCCGAAGCCGGTAATTACACTGTTGATCTCTCTGCACATAATCCCAATAAAGAGCCCATACGATTTCAACTGAATGTGGCTGATCAGCAACTCGACGGATATTTTGCTCCCTCGCAGAAAATGGTCGTCGAACCCAATGAAAATAATTATACCGAAGAGTTTCCAGAACAGCGCGTCGGTACAATAAAATTAAACAACCCCGGAACATATAGATTCACGTTCAAAACCGAGTCTCAGGCTCCGCTTTGGCTAAACTGGTTATGGCTTGAAAAAACCAAAAATTAA
- a CDS encoding sensor histidine kinase, with amino-acid sequence MSGLEGLLLTADDGVILQANRRANELLALKNAKPTTNKIHQLTTFYSADSRAPLHPEQTPFYTALQEKRELQEIVLGISVEDQLKWLLFNIHPLKEKDYNGLLISFMDVSGLVSQNQDVKDKQQQLQLLVASLNDIVFEVTDEGVFKNYWTNDPSLLFYRPDEFLDRRMDELFPPHLSGPAIQLIQKALKLEKEFKMEFQSPFKQHKNKWYSLQVKPIHRSQNHVALVVSDITEQIESTEKIRFNEHKFNQAFHFSGLGMALTDLRGFCIESNNTLTKILGYTQTELSKMNFSDYTHPDDTRQEAELRTKLVQGKVDSFTLQKRYKHKLGHFVWCSVTISAVFDHTGSPLFLIVQVQDISESKRNIEILKRQKMESELVKIDLETKVRQMEEFAGILAHDLKGPLSNMQMLIDEIKVSRDEKIKSDFLDLLKASTDQLSETLHDLGDILDLRSNTALHFEKCDFLQVYLSVKHQLIEEIQQKNAFISVDFEVESIHYPKIYLESILVNLISNALRFTAQGRQPHIEIQTHAGEGGTVLTVKDNGLGINLPKYKSQLFMFKKIFHRGIESKGVGLFLIRHQIESLGGKIDVHSEPDKGSIFSVNF; translated from the coding sequence ATGTCCGGATTAGAGGGTTTGCTGCTAACAGCTGACGATGGAGTCATTTTACAGGCCAACAGACGTGCCAATGAGCTTTTGGCGTTAAAGAACGCTAAACCTACCACCAATAAAATACATCAGCTTACAACCTTCTATTCTGCAGATAGCCGGGCTCCCCTTCATCCTGAGCAAACTCCTTTCTATACTGCATTACAAGAAAAACGGGAGCTACAGGAAATTGTTTTGGGAATATCCGTGGAGGATCAGCTCAAATGGCTTTTATTTAATATTCATCCGCTAAAGGAGAAGGATTATAATGGTCTTCTCATCTCTTTTATGGACGTGTCAGGGCTGGTCAGCCAAAATCAGGATGTAAAGGACAAGCAACAACAACTTCAGTTGCTGGTCGCCTCCTTAAATGATATTGTCTTCGAGGTAACCGACGAGGGCGTGTTTAAAAATTACTGGACCAATGATCCCAGCCTCTTATTTTACCGTCCAGACGAATTCTTAGATCGCAGAATGGATGAACTCTTTCCACCGCACCTTTCTGGACCTGCTATTCAGCTGATCCAAAAAGCTCTTAAGCTGGAGAAGGAGTTCAAAATGGAATTTCAGTCACCGTTCAAACAGCATAAAAACAAATGGTACAGCCTACAGGTTAAACCCATCCACCGTTCACAAAACCATGTAGCATTAGTGGTTTCGGACATTACAGAACAGATTGAATCCACCGAAAAAATACGATTCAATGAACATAAGTTCAATCAGGCATTTCATTTCTCCGGGTTGGGAATGGCGCTCACAGATCTTCGTGGTTTTTGTATAGAATCCAACAATACACTGACTAAAATATTGGGGTATACACAGACAGAGCTGTCAAAAATGAACTTTAGTGATTATACACATCCAGATGATACAAGACAGGAAGCTGAGCTACGGACAAAACTTGTTCAAGGAAAAGTTGATAGCTTCACTTTGCAGAAACGTTACAAGCATAAATTGGGTCATTTCGTTTGGTGTTCCGTTACGATCTCTGCTGTTTTTGACCATACGGGCAGCCCCCTGTTTCTGATTGTCCAAGTTCAGGACATTTCTGAATCTAAACGAAACATAGAGATTCTCAAACGGCAGAAGATGGAGTCTGAATTGGTTAAAATTGACCTGGAAACGAAGGTACGGCAAATGGAGGAATTCGCCGGCATTTTGGCACATGACCTAAAAGGACCTTTGAGTAATATGCAGATGCTGATCGATGAAATCAAGGTCTCACGCGATGAAAAGATTAAAAGTGATTTTCTGGACCTTTTAAAAGCGAGCACTGATCAGCTTTCTGAGACGCTCCACGATCTGGGAGATATATTGGATTTACGCTCCAACACTGCTCTTCATTTCGAAAAATGTGATTTTCTTCAAGTATATTTAAGTGTAAAACACCAGCTTATCGAAGAAATACAGCAAAAAAACGCGTTCATTTCGGTTGACTTTGAGGTAGAATCCATTCATTATCCAAAAATCTATCTGGAGAGTATTCTTGTCAATCTGATCAGCAACGCACTTCGATTTACCGCTCAGGGAAGGCAGCCTCATATTGAAATACAAACGCATGCCGGAGAGGGGGGTACGGTGCTGACGGTCAAAGACAATGGACTCGGCATTAACTTGCCGAAATACAAGTCCCAGCTTTTCATGTTCAAGAAAATCTTTCACCGCGGCATTGAAAGCAAAGGTGTCGGCCTGTTTCTGATACGGCACCAGATCGAATCCCTTGGCGGAAAGATCGACGTACACAGCGAACCGGATAAAGGCAGTATTTTCTCAGTCAACTTTTAA